One part of the Phragmites australis chromosome 3, lpPhrAust1.1, whole genome shotgun sequence genome encodes these proteins:
- the LOC133912261 gene encoding uncharacterized protein LOC133912261, producing MGNNGPRPTQELTIDDIKIDDEAPSKPAASPSTSIPNKKSKTEVEREKLFEGSSDVLTPRKKSTQEILTKYKFKGDAAAAAAHAKDKLVQRQEKLARITEQSAELESEAENFASLAQQISKNMEKKWWKR from the exons ATGGGAAATAATGGACCAAGACCAACACAAGAATTGACAATTG ATGACATCAAGATTGACGACGAAGCACCGTCAAAACCAGCTGCATCACCGTCCACATCTATTCcgaacaagaagagcaagacaG aggtggagagagagaaattGTTTGAAGGATCAAGTGATGTTCTGACGCCACGGAAGAAAAGCACCCAAGAGATCCTCACCAAATACAAATTTAAAGGG GACGCTGCAGCTGCTGCGGCTCATGCGAAAGATAAGCTCGTGCAGCGGCAGGAGAAACTTGCG AGAATAACCGAACAATCTGCCGAGCTCGAGAGCGAAGCAGAAAACTTCGCCTCCCTTGCCCAGCAGATTTCGAAAAATATGGAGAAGAAATGGTGGAAGCGGTGA